A genomic region of Trifolium pratense cultivar HEN17-A07 linkage group LG3, ARS_RC_1.1, whole genome shotgun sequence contains the following coding sequences:
- the LOC123913884 gene encoding arginine--tRNA ligase, cytoplasmic-like, whose protein sequence is MFIELDCPASVRKQLANLFAQALKATVPTEPDVVPLIDACIAKNGAKHADYQCNNAMSLFAKIKGKQEEFKSPRSLAEGIMKNLPPSEMIESCSVAGPGFVNIVLSKKWIAQSVQKLLTDGIDSWAPRLPIKRVMVDFSSPNIAKEMHVGHLRSTIIGDTLARMLEFCQPECLIRRNHIGDWGTQFGMLIAYLFEKYPNPDVVNESDIGDLQAFYKASKLKFDSDPDFKLNAQQSVVKLQGGDPKYLKAWKQICDISRTEFNKVYQRLGIRLEEMPESFFNPLIPPTLEKLEKLGLIEDSDGARVIFVEGVDIPLIAVKRDGGYNYFSTDLASLWYRLNVEKLDWNIYVTDVGQWQHFDMLFKAFRRAGWLPKDENEYPKCTHIGFGLVLSEEDGKRFRSRAAETVRLVDLLDEAKRRCKVALLERDNAKDWSEEEIEKTSEAIGYGAVKYADLKINRTTNYTFSFDQMLNDKGNTAVYLLYAHARMCSIIRKSGKDVEELKKTGTVVLDHEDERTLGLHLLQFTEVFVESCSNLLPNVLCEYLYNLSEIFTKKFYSSCQVVGSPEETSRLLLCEATLVVMRHCFYLLGIEPVYKL, encoded by the exons ATGTTCATC GAACTAGATTGTCCTGCCAGTGTCAGAAAACAACTGGCAAACCTATTTGCTCAAGCTCTCAAAGCAACTGTGCCTACTGAACCTGATGTAGTCCCTTTGATTGATGCATGCATTGCAAAAAATGGTGCCAAACATGCTGATTATCAATG TAATAATGCAATGAGTCTTTTTGCTAAGATTAAAGGGAAGCAAGAGGAGTTCAAAAGTCCACGTTCACTTGCAGAG GGCATTATGAAAAATCTTCCTCCATCAGAAATGATAGAATCGTGCTCTGTTGCTGGTCCTGGATTTGTGAATATTGTCTTATCAAAGAAGTGGATAGCACAG AGCGTACAAAAGTTGCTTACTGATGGTATTGATTCCTGGGCACCCCGCCTTCCAATCAAGAGGGTTATGGTTGACTTTTCCTCACCCAATATAGCAAAAGAAATGCATGTTGGTCATCTGAGGTCAACCATTATTGGGGACACGTTGGCACGGATGCTTGAATTTTGCCAGCCTGAATGTCTGATCCGCCGAAATCATATCGGTGACTGGGGCACTCAG TTTGGAATGCTGATTGCATACCTCTTTGAGAAATATCCGAACCCAGACGTTGTTAATGAATCTGATATTGGAGATCTACAG GCATTCTATAAGGCCTCAAAATTGAAGTTTGATAGTGATCCTGATTTTAAGTTAAATGCACAGCAGTCTGTGGTCAAGCTCCAG GGAGGGGATCCAAAGTATCTCAAGGCATGGAAGCAAATTTGCGATATTAGTAGGACTGAATTTAACAAGGTCTATCAACGCCTTGGAATTCGTTTGGAGGAAATG CCAGAGAGCTTCTTTAATCCATTAATCCCTCCAACTTTGGAGAAACTGGAGAAATTAGGGCTGATTGAAGACAGTGATGGTGCTCGTGTGATATTTGTTGAGGGTGTAGACATACCACTCATTGCCGTGAAAAGAGATGGTGGCTACAACTACTTTTCAACCGATTTAGCATCACTTTG GTATCGTCTGAATGTTGAAAAGCTGGATTGGAACATATATGTTACAGACGTTGGGCAGTGGCAACATTTTGACATGCTTTTTAAG GCCTTCAGGCGTGCAGGGTGGCTTCCAAAAGACGAAAATGAATATCCAAAATGCACTCATATAGGTTTCGGTCTTGTTCTTAGCGAAGAAGATGGAAAGCGATTTAGGAGTCGAGCAGCCGAGACTGTTAGATTGGTTGATTTACTTGATGAAGCTAAAAGGCGGTGTAAAGTTGCCCTTCTTGAACGTG ATAATGCTAAAGATTGGTCAGAGGAAGAGATTGAGAAAACATCAGAGGCAATTGGATATGGGGCTGTTAA ATATGCTGACTTGAAGATCAACCGAACAACAAATTACACTTTCAGCTTTGATCAGATGCTTAATGACAAG GGAAATACCGCAGTTTATTTGCTTTATGCACATGCTAGGATGTGTTCCATTATCAGAAAATCTGGTAAAGACGTAGAAGAACTAAAAAAG ACTGGGACTGTGGTGTTGGATCATGAAGACGAGCGTACCTTGGGTCTTCATTTACTGCAATTTACGGAG GTTTTTGTGGAGTCATGCTCGAATTTGTTACCAAACGTATTGTGTGAATACCTATACAATTTGTCGGAAATCTTCACAAAGAAATTCTATTCTAGTTGTCAG GTTGTTGGGTCGCCCGAGGAAACTAGTAGACTCTTGTTATGTGAAGCAACACTTGTTGTGATGAGACATTGCTTCTATCTCCTTGGAATTGAACCAGTTTACAAGTTATGA